Proteins from a genomic interval of Lolium perenne isolate Kyuss_39 chromosome 1, Kyuss_2.0, whole genome shotgun sequence:
- the LOC127341374 gene encoding uncharacterized protein, protein MGNPGAYYHSVTIQALTVFSLVAVFAADHVHGGNDGCSHFSCGHLQNISYPFRRRGDPVGCGAEAYELVCTSSKATIQINTGTYYVTAINYTGSYFWVMDPNYDTNSSCPLPQWNHLPYSAGKLDSHGFWNLETRSGNSIACFANCSRAVMNNNAYKPVTCLGANNSHVYVWVSRYGCPVGELEPYCGYRAMIPFSEDYSSFPPGLHNARYADITQLVSKGFIVEFPLDTNRPNEKLRIILNICLNNSISYFKEQISSASIMNWTHAFFWSEVPFLECVTQYSYDHNYTTTFVLVVATIVSPTAIPKFLFGT, encoded by the exons ATGGGGAATCCCGGCGCATATTATCATTCTGTTACTATACAAGCCTTGACTGTCTTCTCCCTCGTTGCAGTTTTTGCAGCAGATCATGTTCATGGAGGAAATGATGGGTGCTCACATTTCTCTTGTGGACATCTCCAAAACATATCATACCCTTTCCGTCGGCGAGGTGATCCTGTTGGGTGCGGCGCTGAAGCATACGAGCTGGTTTGTACCAGTAGCAAGGCTACAATTCAGATCAACACAGGAACATACTACGTGACTGCAATCAACTACACCGGTTCCTACTTCTGGGTTATGGACCCCAACTATGATACCAACAGCAGCTGCCCTCTTCCACAGTGGAATCACCTTCCTTATTCAGCCGGCAAACTTGATTCACATGGATTTTGGAATTTGGAAACTCGAAGCGGCAACTCCATAGCATGTTTTGCTAATTGTTCGCGAGCAGTGATGAATAATAATGCATACAAGCCTGTCACATGTCTGGGTGCCAACAATTCCCATGTTTATGTCTGggtgtctcggtatggatgtcctgTTGGAGAACTTGAACCTTACTGTGGATACCGGGCCATGATTCCATTTAGTGAGGATTATTCTTCTTTTCCGCCAGGGCTACATAATGCAAGATATGCAGATATCACACAACTAGTAAGTAAGGGGTTTATTGTTGAATTTCCCCTTGATACCAATCGACCCAATGAGAAGTTAAGAATTATCCTCAATATATGCCTCAACAATTCAATCAG CTACTTCAAGGAGCAAATATCCAGTGCAAGCATCATGAACTGGACTCATGCTTTTTTCTGGAGTGAGGTGCCCTTCCTGGAATGTGTGACTCAGTACTCTTATGATCACAACTACACAACAACATTTGTTTTGGTTGTTGCAACCATAGTATCTCCTACTGCTATCCCCAAGTTCCTTTTCGGTACGTGA